In the Salvia splendens isolate huo1 chromosome 16, SspV2, whole genome shotgun sequence genome, GGTTTATGAGCTCGACCAGCTGGCCGATGGCGACCAGATGGAGAAGGAATTGATGGCATTGGGGTGCAACCCTAGCGTGCCTGCTGTGTTCATAAACAAGGAGTTCGTAGGTGGCTCGAACGAGGTCATGAGCCTCAATATTAGAGGCAGGCTCAAGCCATTGCTCATTAA is a window encoding:
- the LOC121771054 gene encoding monothiol glutaredoxin-S2-like, coding for MDTIVKLGSEGPVVIFSKSNCCMSHTIDTLIRGYGANPRVYELDQLADGDQMEKELMALGCNPSVPAVFINKEFVGGSNEVMSLNIRGRLKPLLIKANAIWV